A single region of the Jaculus jaculus isolate mJacJac1 chromosome 15, mJacJac1.mat.Y.cur, whole genome shotgun sequence genome encodes:
- the LOC123455129 gene encoding LOW QUALITY PROTEIN: uncharacterized protein LOC123455129 (The sequence of the model RefSeq protein was modified relative to this genomic sequence to represent the inferred CDS: substituted 1 base at 1 genomic stop codon) — protein MGQTISTPLDLTLAHWTDVKSRAHSLSVEIKKGKWQTLCEGEWTMFNVGWPRGGTFNPDLIQAVKRIILQEPGGHPDQMPYIFTWQDLVQDPPSWLKPWIPPQPTNSSPSGDSKVLVAGPPRKEKKIYPDIQTELLLDSPPPYPPTHTPTAPLPAPSQEGIQGGPATGTRSRRALSPDTTVALPLRAIGPPPPLGPGDDPTQRPLPPLQYWPFSSADLYNWKANHPPFSEDPSKLTALMESLVFSHQPTWDDCQQLLQTLFTTEERERILLEDRKNVPGDDGRPTQLQNVIDDGFPLIRPNWDFNTPDGREHLRIYRQALVAGLRGAARRPTNLAKVREVIQGPNEVPSLFLERLMEAYRRYTPFDPMAEEQRVSVLMYFVDQSAPDIRKKLQRLDGLSRYTLSDLVREAEKVYNKRETEEEKEERRAKAQEERDYKRDKRHEKNMTRILAAVIQDRKDTGRPRDTRQKQNLGNRRQLEKDQCAYCKEKGHWIKDCPKKKPKEVLTLEDDEXGGRGSDPLPEPRVTLKVEGKPIRFLVDTGAQHSVLLKPEGPLSNKKSWVLGATGNQQFSWTTRRTVDLGVGRVSHSFLVIPGCPAPLLGRDLLTKIGAQITFTKKGPQVTDQHGEIIHVLTMKLEDEHRLFERPQTNADISKWLTKVPGAWAETAGMGLATHQPPIIVNLKASATPVSVRQYPMSQEAREGIKPHIMRLLELGVLKRCQSPWNTPLLPVRKPNTNDYRPVQDLREVNKRVEDLHPTVPNPYNLLSSLPPDRDWYTVLDLKDAFFCLPLHEKSQPIFAFEWKDPDSGISGQLTWTRLPQGFKNSPTIFDEALHQDLASFRTSNPQVTLLQYVDDLLLAAGTQTECEQGTKALLEELARLGYRASAKKAQLCKRQVTYLGYSLKGGRRWLTEARKQAVEQIPVPANAKQVREFLGSAGFCRLWIPGFAALAAPLYPLTKTSAAFQWGEEQQQAFDDIKRALLKAPALSLPDTSKPFYLYIHEQKGIAKGVLTQKLGPWRKPVAYLSKKLDPVAAGWPPCLKIIAAVALLLKDADKLTLGQTVTVIASHALESVIRQPPDRWLSNARVTHYQSLLLNSDRVKFAPPTQLNPATLWPDPDSTVIHSCGDILAEATGTRPDLTDQPLPDAKVTWFTDGSSYLLEGKRMAGAAIVDGDRVIWAIRLPEGTSAQKAELIALTQALNMAEGKKATIYTDSRYAFATAHVHGAIYQQRGLLTSAGKEIKNKQEILDLLDALHRPAKLAIVHCPGHQKGNSLVARGNRMADVEAKKAAQGAYLLPLVEKETGPPELQPSEYTEQDLKDMTRIQKKFNKDTQRWETEEGKHILPRQQAESTLQQLHRLTHFGARKLIETFKKTDCHIIGLKEMAEKLVKQCIPCQKVNAQTSQTDPGKRLRGDRPGLYWETDFTELKPARYGNKYLLVFIDTFSGWVEAYPTKKETATMVTKKLLEEIIPRYGVPQVIGSDNGPAFVAQVSQEVARTLGINWKLHCAYRPQSSGQVERMNRTLKETITKLSLETGCTDWVMLLPWALFRVRNTPYKFNLTPFEILFGVPTPLNKLLMQNPDIISSSDLNHRLQALYILQKDLWPKLKESYLPAKDPAPHSYQPGDSVYVRRHRPSNLEPRWKGPFTVLLTTPTAVKVDGIAVWIHASHVKPAPSPDPRWQLTKTDNPLKLRLRRVSVSRDEVS, from the coding sequence atgggacagactatctcaacccctttggacttgactttagctcactggactgacgttaagagccgagctcatagtttatctgttgaaataaagaaaggaaaatggcaaactctatgtgagggagaatggactatgtttaatgttggatggccccgaggagggaccttcAACCCAGATCTTATCCAGGCTGTTAAACggatcatcttgcaggagcccggaggccaccccgaccagatgccttacatttttacttggcaggatcttgtccaagacccgccttcctggttgaagccctggattcctccccaacccactaacagtagcccctCGGGGGATTCAAAAGTTCTCGTTGCAGGACCCCCCcggaaggaaaagaagatttacccGGACATTCAGACGGAGCTCCTTCTGGATTCACCACCTCCTTACCCgccaacccacacccccacagctcctcttcctgccccctcaCAAGAAGGGATACAGGGGGGCCCAGCCACGGGGACCCGGAGTAGACGAGCTCTGTCTCCTGATACTACCGTTGCCCTACCACTTAGGGCCataggacccccaccccctttaggaccaggagatgacccaactcagagacctctaccacccctacaatattggcctttctcctctgcagacctttataattggaaggccaaccaccctcccttctcggaggacccctcaaaattaactgcactcatggaatccctagttttctcccaccagcccacatgggacgattgccagcagctactccagaccctcttcacgactGAGGAGAGAGAACGTATCCTGCTGGAGGAcagaaagaacgtccctggtgacgacgggcgcccaacCCAACTCCAGAACGTTATAGATGACGGGTTCCCCCTGATCAGACCCAactgggacttcaacacccctgaCGGTAGGGAGCATCTCcgaatctatcgccaggctctggtggctggtCTCCGCGGGGCTGCAAGACGCcctaccaatttggccaaggtaagggaAGTCATTCAGGGACCTAATGAGGTCCCCTCTTTGTTCCTTGAGCGCCTCATGGAGGCCTATCGTAGATATACGCCCTTTGACCCTATGGCAGAGGAACAAAGGGTTTCAGTACTGATGTATTTTGTAGATCAGTCGGCGCcagatattagaaaaaaattacaaagactcGATGGGTTAAGCCGTTATACTCTGTCAGATTTAGTCAGGGAAGCAGAAAAGgtttataataaaagagaaactgaagaagaaaaagaggagagaagggcAAAAGCGCAGGAAGAAAGGGACTATAAACGTGATAAGAGACATGAGAAAAACATGACTCGAATTCTGGCCGCCGTAATCCAGGATAGAAAAGACACAGGAAGACCTAGGGATACTAGGCAGAAGCAAAACCTGGGCAACAGGCGCCAATTAGAAAAGGaccaatgtgcctattgcaaagAAAAGGGACACTGGATTAAAGACTGccccaaaaagaaaccaaaagaggtTCTGACCCTAGAAGATGATGAATGAGGGGGACGGGGCTCGGATCCCCTCCCCGAGCCTAGGGTAActttgaaggtggaggggaaacccaTCCGGTTCCTAGTGGACACTGGTGCCCAACATTCGGTCCTACTGAAACCAGAAGGACCCCTTTCTAACAAGAAATCGTGGGTGCTCGGGGCTACTGGAAATCAACAattttcatggactacccgaagaacggTGGACCTAGGCGTGGGCCGGGTATCCCACTCGTTCCTCGTGATTCCAGGCTGCCCCGCTCCCTTATTAGGGCGAGACttattaacaaaaataggagCCCAAATTACCTTCACGAAGAAGGGCCCCCAAGTAACTGACCAACATGGGGAAATTATCCATGTTTTAACTATGAAACTAGAAGATGAACATAGGCTGTTTGAAAGGCCTCAGACCAATGCAGACATTAGCAAATGGCTCACCAAAGTCCCGGGAGCATGGGCCGAGACTGCCGGGATGGGATTGGCCACCCATCAACCGCCAATAATTGTTAATCTAAAGGCTTCTGCAACACCTGTCTCGGTACGTCAATACCCCATGAGtcaggaggccagagaaggaataaaacctCACATAATGAGGCTCTTAGAATTAGGAGTCCTAAAAAGGTGCCAATCTCCCTGGAATACCCCTTTGCTACCAGTGCGCAAGCCAAATACCAATGACTATCGCCCAGTTCAGGACTTAAGGGAGGTTAATAAGAGGGTTGAAGACCTACACCCAACTGTGCCTAACCCCTATAACCTCCTGAGTTCACTACCTCCGGACCGAGACTGGTACACAGTTCTGGACCTAAAAGATGCTTTTTTCTGTCTGCCActgcatgaaaaaagtcaacctatctttgcctttgaatggaaggACCCAGACTCCGGAATCTCCGGACAGCTGACTTGGACTAGGttgcctcaaggattcaaaaattcacccaccatctttgacgAGGCACTTCACCAGGACCTGGCCTCCTTCCGAACCTCAAACCCCCAGGTAACTCTCCTCCAATACGTTGACGACTTACTCCTTGCGGCTGGAACCCAAACTGAATGTGAACAGGGAACAAAGGCACTATTAGAGGAACTGGCCCGCCTGGGTTACCGCGCCTCGGCGAAGAAAGCCCAACTCTGCAAAAGGCAAGTAACCTACTTGGGGTATTCCCTGAAAGGAGGGCGGAGATGGCTAACGGAAGCACGTAAACAGGCTGTGGAACAGATCCCAGTGCCTGCAAATGCCAAACAAGTACGGGAATTCCTGGGATCTGCAGGATTTTGTAGACTGTGGATACCGGGGTTCGCCGCCCTGGCAgcccccctttaccccttgacCAAGACGTCTGCAGCTTTCCAATGGGGAGAGGAACAACAACAGGCTTTTGACGACATCAAGCGTGCCCTCTTAAAGGCACCCGCTCTCTCCCTTCCCGACACCTCCAAGCCATTCTACTTGTATATACATGAGCAGAAAGGCATTGCAAAAGGGGTACTGACCCAGAAACTAGGGCCCTGGCGAAAGCCAGTGGCCTATTTATCAAAAAAATTGGATCCTGTGGCCGCTGGGTGGCCCCCTTGCCTTAAGATTATTGCCGCTGTGGCTTTACTTTTGAAGGATGCTGATAAATTAACTCTGGGGCAGACTGTCACAGTCATTGCATCCCATGCACTGGAGAGTGTCATCCGCCAGCCTCCAGACCGATGGCTCTCAAACGCCCGAGTCACCCACTACCAGAGTCTCCTCCTTAACTCGGATAGAGTCAAGTTTGCACCCCCCACTCAACTGAATCCGGCTACCCTCTGGCCAGACCCCGACTCCACAGTAATCCACAGCTGTGGGGACATCTTGGCTGAGGCTACCGGAACGAGACCTGATCTGACGGACCAGCCACTACCGGATGCCAAGGTAACCTGGTTCACTGATGGCAGTAGTTACCTCCTTGAAGGTAAGCGGATGGCGGGGGCGGCAATTGTGGACGGAGACAGGGTGATTTGGGCCATCAGACTGCCTGAAGGGACTTCAGCCCAGAAGGCCGAACTAATTGCATTAACCCAGGCCCTAAATATGGCAGAAGGAAAAAAAGCTACCATATATACGGACAGCCGGTATGCTTTTGCAACTGCACATGTACATGGTGCCATATACCAACAGAGAGGATTATTAACCTCTGccggaaaagaaattaaaaacaaacaagaaattttagatttactcGATGCCCTGCATCGGCCGGCCAAGCTGGCCATAGTCCATTGTCCGGGGCACCAGAAAGGAAACTCTCTAGTGGCAAGAGGAAACAGGATGGCTGATGTAGAGGCCAAAAAGGCTGCTCAAGGAGCGTATCTGCTCCCCTTAGTTGAAAAAGAAACTGGCCCCCCAGAGTTACAGCCTTCAGAATATACTGAACAGGACCTAAAAGATATGACtaggatacaaaagaaatttaataaggacacccaaagatgggagacagaagaaggaaaacatATCCTACCTAGACAACAAGCAGAATCCACTCTGCAACAGCTACATAGGCTAACTCATTTTGGAgctagaaaattaatagaaaccTTCAAAAAGACTGACTGCCACATAATAGGACTCAAAGAAATGGCTGAGAAACTGGTAAAACAATGCATCCCATGTCAAAAAGTAAATGCCCAGACCTCCCAGACGGACCCTGGAAAGAGACTTCGCGGAGATCGACCAGGCTTATATTGGGAGACTGATTTCACTGAGCTGAAACCTGCTCGCTACGGGAATAAATATCTTCTAGTTTTTATAGACACATTCTCTGGATGGGTGGAAGCCTATCCCACTAAGAAAGAGACTGCCACAATGGTaaccaaaaaacttttagaagaaatcatCCCCAGATATGGGGTACCTCAGGTAATAGGCTCAGACAACGGTcctgcctttgttgcccaggtaagtcaggaggtggccagaactttggggatcaattggaaattacattgtgcttatagaccccagagctcaggacaggtagaaagaatgaatagaacattAAAAGAGACCATAACTAAATTGTCCTTAGAGACTGGCTGTACAGATTGGGTGATGCTCCTTCCGTGGGCCCTCTTCCGAGTTCGCAACACCCCTTACAAGTTTAACCTAActccttttgagattttatttggtgTCCCAACCCCACTTAATAAGTTGTTAATGCAGAACCCAGAtataatttcttcctctgatctgAACCACAGGCTCCAGGCGCTATATATCCTCCAAAAGGACTTATGGCCAAAACTGAAGGAGAGCTATCTGCCTGCTAAGGACCCAGCCCCGCATTCATACCAGCCGGGGGACTCAGTCTACGTGAGGCGACACCGACCCTCAAACCTCGAACCTCGTTGGAAAGGGCCCTTCACGGTACTCCTGACGACACCCACCGCCGTGAAGGTAGACGGGATAGCTGTCTGGATCCACGCATCCCACGTGAAACCAGCTCCATCACCTGACCCCCGCTGGCAGCTGACAAAGACTGATAACCCCCTTAAACTGCGTCTTCGCCGTGTCTCTGTCAGCCGCGATGAAGTTTCTTAA